GTTCGCAACTAACAGAATTCAACATGAGATCACAATTAAAAACTATAAATAAAAGTGTTGTATTATTAATCTTGTTGCTGGGCGGAGTTGTTTGTTCCGTTCAGGCTCAACACAATGTCAGTCCGGCGCAGTTTTTCTTTAATCAGTATCAAGCTAATGCAGCTATGGCAGGAATTGACTCAGGGTTAAATGTTAATCTTTCCTATAGTAAGCACTACGATAATATGCCTGGTGCTCCGGTCAGTAAGTGGCTTAGCGCCGATTATTACCTGGGCAGGCGAGTGGGACTTGGGCTGAATGTGGCCAATCACCAGGCCGGGCTGTTAAACCGCACACGTGCAGCCCTTTCTTATGCCTATCACTTACCATTGAACAGCAATGGGCAATCGCTGCATTTTGGTATTTCGGCTGCGGTGGAGAATAACAGTCTACCAATTAATGATGTGAACGGCAATCCGAACGATCCATATCTGGCTAATTATAATTCAAGAGGTGCTTACATTGACGGTGATTTTGGGATGGCCTATACTGCAAATGCATTAACCGTTCAGGTAGCTATACCGACTATTCGCAATTATATAGTGAAGGATACCTACAATACGGTTGACCAGGGTGTGCTTTATTCTGCAGCATCATATAAAATCGGGTTGGGTGAAAAATTAAATTGCCTGGAGCCAAAACTGGCTTATACAATGGTGAAAGGGAATAGTGATATTTGGGATGCAGGTGTTGATCTTAAGTGGGCCAACAATCTGGCGGATATCCAAGCGGTTTACCATTCTACCCAGAGCTATACCGTAGGCTTAGGTGTAAAGCTGCTTTCGCGTATGCAGTTGCTGGCCCTTTATACCTCGGGAACCAAAGCATTGAGAACCTATACAGATGGAAATCTTTCATTAAATATGAAAGTTGCTCTGTTTAGGCGAAAAATGTAATTCAAATGATCAACAACCGACAGTATGGGCTTGTTGTAAAAACAAAATACGTTCAGTTGTTTTAAATAAAATTTTGAAACAAAAGAGGTATTGTTTTATAAAGGTTATAAAACAAAAGGCCGTCTCAAAAGCAATTTTGGGACGGCTTTTTAGCTTGCTTTCTGAAAGCTCTGATAGCTACTGAATATCCCAGAGCCCATGTTTTAATATAGGTTACAGCAGAATAACTTTGCAACATTCCGCAGTCAAGTTATTGAAATGTCCCCAATCCTGAATCTGCGGGTTGACTGATGGTTGGTTTGAATTTGGAGTGCTTTCTAATAATTGAATTAGAAAACACAAATTCGAACTAACGCATTGTCAAAATGAACAAGCAAGGCTAAAATTCCATTGTTGAGAAAATGGCGATAAGCGGCTAAATGTGATTAACTTGAACTAAGTTCGAATCACCAACTCAAAGGGAGTGTGCTTGTTTACATAAACCCATCATATACAGTTAATTATACTTTTTATTGCTTTTGCTATTTGAATCAAATGTGGTATATTTAATCATATCTATAGCATCATTGCCTTTTCTACCATTCTTTAACTGTTAACTTTTCATTTTCTATATATTCTAAAACGGAAGTAGCCGAAAATCCGCAGAAGAGTAGGTGTTTTGTACATAAATCTATGGGAACTTTTCATTTGGCCTTATCAATGGCCGGCACAGTATCAGCGGGTACTTATACTGGTGGCACCCTAGTAGAACTAAATAATTGGTTAGCTAATTGGCAAAATATCCGTACCGCTAAAAATGGAATTAAATTAAAAGCTATAAAAGATACCGCTAATTTCAAAAAAGGTGATTTAATTACAATCGCTAAAGAGGAAATACCTGATCATCATGTAAAAATAAAGACTCTCACAGGAGCATCTGGAGGGGGTATCAGTGCCGCATTATTTATGTTGGGGTTAACAACTGACAAAGTTGAAGAATTTCTAAGAGATACCTGGACGGAAATTGATGTCAGGGGAATGTTAGACTCGGATGATTTAGAGAGAAAAAAAATCTACTCACTTCTTAATGTTAAACCGATTGATGATTTGGTTCAAAAATTAAGAAATGAAAGGTGGTCGTCAGAAAATTATGCAGAAGGTCTTGATTACCTTTCTGATAATATTGAAATCTTCCTGACATTAGCTTCTTATGAGGGTATTCCATTTAAGATTTCTCCTGTTCAGGCGAATAATGTTTCTTATGGTATTCAAAAAACTCATTTAGACTATATAAAATTCAATTTTTCAAAAAACCAAGATTTCCCTGATCTTTCAAGTATTCAATATTTACCATGGGGGTATCAGCTCTTTTTCCGGAAAAACGAGTACTTTAAGAATGATAATAATTGGTTAAAACTTATTGAAAGCGCTCCTGCCACTGCAGCTTTCCCTTTTGGGTTTAAGCCTCGCTCGTTAAAGCGATTAAGAAAGGAGTATACTGGAAAATTATTTTATTTAGGTTATACCATTTCAGGATCCAAAATAGACTATTCAACTCTCGACCCGGAATGGCCGTGTGGCAACCCGGATGATGATTTTGAAATGGAATATATTGATGGGGGCACTTTTAATAGGGATCCGCATGATTTAGCCCGGGCGTCATTAATGCAATCTTTAGGCATAAAAGGCCAGATACCCCACGATGGTATAAATACAAATGCTTGTGTAATACTTTTAGACCCTTTCCCAACTAATTTTGATTTACAAAAAAAGCCTGGCGATACAGTAATCGGCATTCCTTCTTTATTTAAGCAACCTCAATATTTTGTTGGTTCAACTGTTGATCAAGGACGTTTCAGGCCTGATTGGATTGAAAAGGCTGTAGATAATACTTACTATTCCCGTTTTTTTATTTCTCCAACTCGTAGAGATTCAGCTAATCAAGAAGCTGCTTTGCCATTAGCGGCAGGGTTGTTAGGCGCATTTTCTGGCTTTTTAGATCAAAGCTTTAGAGAGCATGATTATAAATTGGGTCGATATAATACTTATCAATTCCTCTCAAATTACTTCTGTGTACCTGAAACAAATAAAGAAATTACCTATTGTCAAAACGCCTCTCCTGCAACCAAAGAAAAATATGAAGCAATAGGATGGTATATCCCTAATAATAGTAATGGGTTGTGTCAAATAATCCCAAGAACAGAAGAGCCTGGTTTAATAAATTCCTTACAGCCTCCGGTATGGCCCTCAATGTCATTGGATAAATGGGAAGAATTAAGAGCTATGGCATTAAATAGAGCCAAAAGGCTTTGTGACTCAATGACAGATTTTAGTTTGCCCTTAGAAATGATTGCAGATCCTTTGATTTGGCATAAATATGTAAAGTCCAGGGCTGAAGAGCAATTAAATACAATAGAGAAAGAGCTGATTAAATACGGATTACTTAGAAAAGAACATAATTCATTTCCTTCTTGATTGGGTGACTTTATGATTGCTTCCAAATAGTGGAAGCATAGCAGGGACTGGTTCCCTTCAGGGTCACCATTCAATAGAATTTCCTGACAATAACTTAAGTTTTTTATCACTAAACTATAGATTTTATGTCACGTCAATTAATATTAGATATGGCCTCTTCCCAAAATGGGGTCAAAGAAAGTCCTGCTAATTCCAATAAAACAATTTATGGTCAGTGGTATGGACTGGATGGAGTAAAGTGGTGCTGCATATTTGTTAGCTGGGTCTATCATCATGCAGGTCATTCACTGGAATCAATAGATAGGCCAAAGGGCTATCAATCGTGTCAATCGGGGTTTAATTTTTGGAAAAGAAATAACTGTATAGTAAAAAAACCTCAGCCAGGTGACATTGTTTTGTATGATTGGACTGGCAATGGAATCTGTGATCACACTGGAATCTTTGTAAAGTGGATGGACCCTGAAAAAACTGTACTACAAGCTTGGGAGGGAAATACAGCTCAAGGCAATGATAGCGATGGTGGTCAGGTGATGTTGAGGGAAAGGAAAAAAAACTTAGTGAAAGCTTTTGTTACTCCCATTGCATTGAAGGAGGAATTGCCTTCTTTTCTCAATGATATTTTAGAAAAGGGTGACATAGGAAGTGATGTTACTGTTCTTCAGAAAATGCTTTATGATTTGGACTTTAAAATTACTGTTGATGGCTTTTTTGGTTCAGAAACAGAAAATATCATTAAACAGTTTCAGCAAATGCACTCCTTGTCCGTTACAGGTATTGTAACGCCGGAATTGTTGGGTGTTATACAGGAAGAAGTGTCCTCGCCCGCTATTCCTGAGAAAAGAATTACAAGTGGGGCTTTTCTTAAAAAGGGGGATAGCGGTAATGTGGTAGTAAGTATTCAGCATGCCCTCAATAGTTTGGGTATTAATCCTGTTCTTGAAGAAGACGGTGTGTTTGGCAATGATACCCTGGCTGCTGTTAAAGCTTTTCAGCAAAAAAAGAATTTGAAACCAGATGGAATTG
Above is a window of Solitalea lacus DNA encoding:
- a CDS encoding patatin-like phospholipase family protein; amino-acid sequence: MGTFHLALSMAGTVSAGTYTGGTLVELNNWLANWQNIRTAKNGIKLKAIKDTANFKKGDLITIAKEEIPDHHVKIKTLTGASGGGISAALFMLGLTTDKVEEFLRDTWTEIDVRGMLDSDDLERKKIYSLLNVKPIDDLVQKLRNERWSSENYAEGLDYLSDNIEIFLTLASYEGIPFKISPVQANNVSYGIQKTHLDYIKFNFSKNQDFPDLSSIQYLPWGYQLFFRKNEYFKNDNNWLKLIESAPATAAFPFGFKPRSLKRLRKEYTGKLFYLGYTISGSKIDYSTLDPEWPCGNPDDDFEMEYIDGGTFNRDPHDLARASLMQSLGIKGQIPHDGINTNACVILLDPFPTNFDLQKKPGDTVIGIPSLFKQPQYFVGSTVDQGRFRPDWIEKAVDNTYYSRFFISPTRRDSANQEAALPLAAGLLGAFSGFLDQSFREHDYKLGRYNTYQFLSNYFCVPETNKEITYCQNASPATKEKYEAIGWYIPNNSNGLCQIIPRTEEPGLINSLQPPVWPSMSLDKWEELRAMALNRAKRLCDSMTDFSLPLEMIADPLIWHKYVKSRAEEQLNTIEKELIKYGLLRKEHNSFPS
- a CDS encoding PorP/SprF family type IX secretion system membrane protein, yielding MRSQLKTINKSVVLLILLLGGVVCSVQAQHNVSPAQFFFNQYQANAAMAGIDSGLNVNLSYSKHYDNMPGAPVSKWLSADYYLGRRVGLGLNVANHQAGLLNRTRAALSYAYHLPLNSNGQSLHFGISAAVENNSLPINDVNGNPNDPYLANYNSRGAYIDGDFGMAYTANALTVQVAIPTIRNYIVKDTYNTVDQGVLYSAASYKIGLGEKLNCLEPKLAYTMVKGNSDIWDAGVDLKWANNLADIQAVYHSTQSYTVGLGVKLLSRMQLLALYTSGTKALRTYTDGNLSLNMKVALFRRKM
- a CDS encoding peptidoglycan-binding protein — translated: MSRQLILDMASSQNGVKESPANSNKTIYGQWYGLDGVKWCCIFVSWVYHHAGHSLESIDRPKGYQSCQSGFNFWKRNNCIVKKPQPGDIVLYDWTGNGICDHTGIFVKWMDPEKTVLQAWEGNTAQGNDSDGGQVMLRERKKNLVKAFVTPIALKEELPSFLNDILEKGDIGSDVTVLQKMLYDLDFKITVDGFFGSETENIIKQFQQMHSLSVTGIVTPELLGVIQEEVSSPAIPEKRITSGAFLKKGDSGNVVVSIQHALNSLGINPVLEEDGVFGNDTLAAVKAFQQKKNLKPDGIVGPATFAALGLKEV